A region of the Carya illinoinensis cultivar Pawnee chromosome 16, C.illinoinensisPawnee_v1, whole genome shotgun sequence genome:
CATTGAGTAAAACTAGTACTTACTTACTTCAgttttaatattcattattttaattctcattattctttcattattttataatcagACATTAAGTGATTAAAgattacttattatattttatttgtaaacttattatctaatgccatattatgaaatgtttagaaaataaatgatttatttatttatttattaatataatttttcttagagCTTGGCACTGGTATCCACTATCCACTTACAGAAAGTCGGATTACATTTCACTGGTAGGAAGCCCTTAGCTTATCTTTCCCCAAAAAAGGCAGTCAGCAGGCAGCACATccttcaaaaaaacaaaacacacacaCGTCTCAGGCCAATGGCCGTGTCTTCCACTACCGCGACAGTCTGCACTTCCCGGAAAGATTTCTCGTCTCTGAAGCCAGTAAACGTTACTGCCATATTCGTAAATTCCGTCGCTTTTGCAACCAAGCCGAGCAGGAGATTTCCTCTTCAGATTCGAGCCTCGAGTGAAGTTTCCGGAGAAACCAGTTCTACTTCCACAGAGGCAGATACAGAAAGTGCCATCGAAGCCCCCAAAGGAACACCTTCCTTGATTTCTGCGCTTAACGTCGAAAGAGCTCTTCGTGGCATACGTAATTATACTATAATTCTTTATGCAATTGTACTCTTCTTTTCTATTATGGTGCATTTGATTGATAAAAGATTATTTAGAATGCAGCAATAACAGACGTGGATCACTATGGTACACTTGGATTACGAAGAGATTGTTCTCTCGAGCAGGTCACAACCCAAAGACAATTTAATGAAAtcacttctttatttttcatctcttttttctttattgatgatattcctctctcatggtttttggctatCCAGGTTTTAGTTGCATACAAAAGCAAGGCTGAGGAATTGAGGAATCAGGGGTTAGATGAAGAAGAACTCGACAAGAAACTTGAACTTTTAAGAGTTAGGAATTGATAGCTAAtgttttctcaaagaaaatccAGTGAATGCCTTTGATCTATGTATTCAGTTGACAAACAAAAGCTATATAGATCGAGGGAATAGCAATTCTAACAATTGTGGTTAACTTTTGATAGGAATCATACATAATTTTGTCAtcagaagaagagagaagaatgtATGATTGGAGCTTGGCTAGGAGTGAAAAGGCAGACACATATGTTTGGCCCTTTGAGGTTGACGAAACACCAACTTCCAAAGAGTCTCCTCCCATATTGCAGGTATGCTAGCTAGCTGCTACTATTTGTTTTTCATGTGTGTATGAGTATTGCTATTTCAAGGCCTTTACACCATACACTATCCATGTAACATAATTTAATCTGtaagattcaaaatttaaaatttatctttcaaatcaaattatgccacATGAACAATGTGTGGTGTAAaggttttcaaatataattattcatatatgtatatatttataaagtaaTATTAGGGATAAATCCAAAATGCACAAGCCTCACGtaagttttttgtaaaaaagtggaccCACCAAAAGGTTATAAGTTTTTCACACTTTTTCATGGtgtaatccattttttttttttttacaaaaagtctGCATGAGGTTTATCCATTTGAGACATATATATTGGCCATCTACATGACGGATGGCCATCGCGGGATGTCCACCTTACGGCAATCAGCCTTGACTGACCATGCATGGGGTAGCCAACCCGGCCACCCTAACACTCTAGTTCAATATTAATCGACACTAATACAAGACTAAGCAACAAAAAGTTGCAGcgaaaaattttgattttagtaCCTCAAGGTTATATAAATGCCACATTTACACATAtataactcaataaaatatgcgagacaaaatttaaatcttaaggAAAACGATACTACTAAACTGAACATTTAATCATATTAGTCTTAGAGGATACCATTAATTACAAAAGAAGCCGCATAGCTAGGGACATCTACAAAGGCAACCAATGTCCATAAAAGCAAGTCAACTAAGCACTAAGGCTATATTAAGGTCCCAATGGTGGTGGCTCAATATATAGTCTTTGAGTTACTCCTAAGTGCTTTGATATGTACTAAGTCGTGCTCAAATCGGAATATAGACTCACGTTAGACTATATATAAGTATTAGCTGCCTTGGGTGAAAAATTacttgaaaaaagaaatattgcAAACTTAACAAAAATTTCAAAGCTGGGATATCTAGGGTTGAGAACTAACTAAATCAGTGGAGTACCAAGAATTGAGTTCCTTCCTAGATCTTAATTTCTTCTAAACTAAAACAATGTAATATCAATgttaataataagatgagatgatcaAATGCTTTTCGaatccaaacggggcctaagagttttgttatatacagttacttttatatGTTTCTTGCATATTCTACTAATTGTGATTAGCTgcatcacttttttaatataaaataaatattttgactaATCTCATTAGTAGTGTACAAAAAGTATGAAAAAGTGACCATACATGaagtattaatttttgtaataataaaCACTGATAGTCCTAATTGTGGACAACACTATTTAGCAAAAGAACTCGTGTGCAtgtttactctctctctctctctctctctctctctcttaaatttTATAGTGATTTTTGGAATATAAACTTCTATGGCAGGAACCAGAGGATGTGGGGCCAACGAGATTGGTGGGATATTTCATATTAGGGTGGATCGTATTGTCCTTCGCAT
Encoded here:
- the LOC122299385 gene encoding NAD(P)H-quinone oxidoreductase subunit U, chloroplastic, with the translated sequence MAVSSTTATVCTSRKDFSSLKPVNVTAIFVNSVAFATKPSRRFPLQIRASSEVSGETSSTSTEADTESAIEAPKGTPSLISALNVERALRGIPITDVDHYGTLGLRRDCSLEQVLVAYKSKAEELRNQGLDEEELDKKLELLRESYIILSSEEERRMYDWSLARSEKADTYVWPFEVDETPTSKESPPILQEPEDVGPTRLVGYFILGWIVLSFALSIALNL